In Carassius gibelio isolate Cgi1373 ecotype wild population from Czech Republic chromosome B19, carGib1.2-hapl.c, whole genome shotgun sequence, one DNA window encodes the following:
- the LOC127978550 gene encoding ceramide synthase 2, giving the protein MLSRLSEWFWNERLWFPEGLGWADLEDRDSLTYAKASDLWVSLPIALAFLIIRQIFERTVAIQLAAAFGVKEKVRVQAAHNPTLESYFRITNKNPKQSEIESLGKKTGYSESQIHRWFRRRRNEERPNKLKKFREASWRFTFYLLAFIAGLAALIDKPWLYTMKEMWAGFPMMTLLPSQYWYYMIELGFYMSLLFSVASDVKRKDFKEQIVHHVATILLISFSWCVNYIRAGTLIMLVHDASDYLLESAKMFNYAGWRKACNYIFIVFAVIFIITRLVIFPFWILHCTWVYPVTVYPPFFGYYFFNGLLFVLQCLHIFWAILILRMAIKFLPGNDIVEDERSDREETDTEDDEEEQEDRKAPVKNGPVQNGHSPLNNNHHRKNE; this is encoded by the exons ATGTTGTCCAGGCTGAGCGAGTGGTTCTGGAACGAGAGGCTGTGGTTTCCAGAAGGACTGGGTTGGGCTGACCTGGAGGATCGAGACAGTCTCACCTACGCCAAGGCATCTGACCTCTGGGTGTCCCTGCCCATCGCCCTCGCCTTCCTCATTATACGACAGATCTTTGAGAG GACAGTGGCCATTCAGCTGGCCGCAGCTTTTGGCGTAAAGGAGAAAGTCAGAGTGCAAGCTGCGCACAACCCCACGCTGGAGTCGTACTTCAGAATCACAAATAAAAATCCCAAACAG AGTGAAATTGAGAGTTTAGGTAAAAAGACCGGGTACTCAGAAAGTCAGATCCACAGATGGTTCAGGCGACGAAGGAATGAAGAGCGACCCAACAAGCTGAAGAAGTTCAGAGAGGCCAG TTGGAGATTTACCTTTTACCTTCTTGCTTTCATTGCTGGCCTTGCTGCACTTATTGAT aaACCTTGGCTCTACACAATGAAGGAGATGTGGGCAGGGTTTCCAATGATG aCGCTGCTGCCTTCTCAGTACTGGTACTACATGATTGAACTAGGCTTTTACATGTCCCTTCTCTTCAGCGTCGCATCAGACGTCAAGCGAAAA GACTTTAAAGAACAAATAGTGCACCATGTTGCCACCATCCTGCTGATTAGTTTCTCCTGGTGTGTGAACTACATCAGAGCAGGAACCCTCATTATGCTGGTGCATGACGCCTCCGACTATCTGCTGGAG TCTGCCAAAATGTTTAACTACGCCGGCTGGAGAAAAGCGTGCAACTATATATTCATCGTATTTGCtgtcatcttcatcatcaccagACTCGTCATCTTCCCATTTTG gaTTTTGCATTGTACTTGGGTGTATCCGGTGACCGTTTATCCTCCGTTCTTTGGATATTACTTCTTTAATGGGCTGCTGTTTGTGCTGCAGTGTCTGCACATCTTCTGGGCCATACTCATTCTGCGTATGGCCATCAAATTCTTGCCAGGCAAT GATATTGTGGAGGACGAGAGGAGTGACCGAGAAGAAACGGACACGGAGGACGATGAGGAAGAACAGGAGGACAGGAAAGCGCCAGTGAAAAATGGACCAGTGCAGAACGGCCACTCTCCTCTAAACAACAACCATCACCGCAAGAACGAGTGA
- the LOC127978655 gene encoding cortexin domain-containing 1-like: MDQPTPPVSSWLEVDVDLGFALFFLLILCLFLVVTIVRCAQTVVDPYGAISTSTYQEEQINN, translated from the coding sequence ATGGACCAGCCAACGCCACCAGTATCATCATGGCTGGAGGTCGATGTGGATTTGGGGTTTGCCCTCTTTTTTCTCTTAATTCTTTGCCTTTTTTTGGTGGTAACCATTGTGCGTTGCGCTCAAACAGTTGTTGATCCATATGGAGCCATTTCCACCTCCACCTACCAGGAGGAGCAGATAAATAACTGA